The Leguminivora glycinivorella isolate SPB_JAAS2020 chromosome 7, LegGlyc_1.1, whole genome shotgun sequence genomic interval CCATCCAATTGGTCAAACTGATGTCTATCGAAATGTTTTTCACACACACGTTTCCTGAGTAATTGGTCTTTTGACAAATTGAGTAAAATAGAATTTGTCGGAACAAGGAAAGACATCCACAAATTCCTTAAGAAATCGTTCTTAGGAAATGCAAAAAGTCGATGAGTCTCATTTGTTGCATTGCAACCACCAACACAACACTTCAGTCTCATGGTGATTTATTATTGCACTAACTAAACCGCAAGGTCCGCAAGCCAATAATAAAGTATTGTATCCAAACAGCAAAGGAGAATTAAGATATTTAGGATCTCAACTCAGCAAAAATGCGAGGAGATACACTAAACACTAGTTTACTCGACTTTGAAATTCGGCACAATAAAGATGTGAAAACTTTTGAAATCCATCATGGCGGGTGCTAAAGAGGGGGCTGGAGTGGCGGGGCGAGGGGAGGGGGCGTCTGAAGCGCCACGGTGGCCGTTTTGGGAGTTTAGCTGTCACAGCCCTGTTTAAACtgttttattaaaatagtgatatcttaaataaaacttttaatGAAAATTATGATATCGTCGAATATGACTTTTACTCGTCGCCAAACTTAATATTCTGCGCCAACTTAATCGCGCCagaataataaaattgataGTGACCGTAGTATGTAGTTCTTCCAGCCGCCTGATCTGCACTTTCGGCTGCCGCCGGTGGTTTTACGCCACCATTTATCAGAAAAGTCACTATTACAATGTCTATAGTTAATTAATACATAGCTAAGCTCCCGATCAATAAAACACACTGGAACGTATAAATGGCTTTATTAAAATAGTGATCAGTCTTAAACAAAACTTTcaatgaaaaatataatatcgtCGACTTTTACTCGTCGCCAAACTTAATATTCTGCGCCAGCTTGATCGCGCCAGAGTAATTGATAGTGACAGTAGAGCGTCGCATGTAGCTCTTCCAGCTGTCTGAGCCGcactcgcggccgccgccggTGGCCTTCTCGCCGCCGAAGGCGCCGCCGACCTCGGCGCCGTTGGTTGGAATGTTCACATTCACGATACCGCAGTCAGACCCGGTGGGGCCGATCCACTGGAAAGATATATCGTGATTAGGTTTGCATTCTAAACTGTGCAAATATTTGATCGCGGAGCAAGGCGGTCTACTGAGTAGAAAATTCACAACTTTTAGGATTGAGATTGAAGCACACTGTGAGTCGAGCTACGTTAGtgtaaataagttttctgcaaaaatttcatttttgacacaagctgttatcgccgactgtacctttctttcgacagtcatctactgctctccgagacatttctaaaaaccccttactcgacgggatacgacgtttcatgacagagttcctatggccacctttctTTGTTCCAtgatcagatcagctccatcttatacttttaaacgagcaatgcttgtatatttatttatatataccaaCGATCtcagaaaccgctctaacgatttcgctgaaatttgttatatgggggttttcgggggtgaaaaatcgatctagcgtaggcttagatcccggaaaacgcgaattttcgagttttcatgagtttttctttcgcgttagtaaacataaaatatggtccttaattttgccccgcgcgcatcgattccgcttagctcagtcgtacgaggtcggtctaatgtacgcagatagatcgtaggtgtcagggtttcgaatcccggccaaagacgtgaaatattaaaatagaaccgagcgaagctcgctCCCTCAGATattgataccataatattgcattgtcacgtgatttacacatgtgtgcaaaatttcagctcaatcggaaaccgggaagtgggtcaaatttagcttctacgttttgacgcacactaacatactaacatgGCAAGTTTAATAAACACACAACAGGACAAAAGTCAGTTACCcatccttttttagggttccgtagtcaactaggaacccttatagtttcgccatgtctgtcttggcccgacacgctcttggccggtttttatcaaTTATATATTTCATTTCTGTTGGGTTTGTCTCGCTTCGTTTttgtatgtgataaaaatcaGGTACATATTTCAAAGCAATAGGTAGACGATGGAAGTTGGGAGTGAAACATTCAGTGTGGAAGAACAATTATAATTGACTTCATTAGAACTAAATAAATACCTTGAAGATATCAGCCAAGCTCTCAGTGAATAGACTCGAAGAAAGTCCCTGTTCCACTTCGTTGTTGTAACTGATGCCGGTAGCTAAGTCCGGGATCTCCAGACAGTAGACAATCGGAGCGAAGCACTCTGTGTGGACGAGAGGGTGGTTGTGGGGCAGGCCTGTGACGATGGTGGGCTCCACGAAGTAGCCTTCGCGCTCGATCACCTGCGTGagacaaaatattataacggGCTTGTTAGAAAGTTGACATAATTCCGTAGTAATCGGTAACTACATCTGATAACGATTAATTGTATACAATACGATAACCCTTTACTGCAGGACAGACTCCTCGAAATTACAACTACGTAGTATTTATTAAAACCGGCGGCGTAGACAATGCTcgtaaaaatgtgttttttttttcaaatgttgTTACTAATGCATGGTAGCATGGTCAGAAGCTAACGGCAAAGCTACAGTCTTTGgtccatcggcggaaagtcgccagtctgtcggtgttttacaggcttcggggagtgtgctcaagagctacacgagcttattccaccgtccccattctaccatcggactctcgGCCGCACGGCCGGTGTCCATCGTTatttggtagatattccgcgaattcgcacgaagcgctttgcttcttcttttcttatgcgcactgccaaggagtggaatttcttgccggcggctatatttccgagctcatataacccggcaaccttcaaatcaagaatgaacaggcatcttctgggcgagctcactccatcgtaggccacgtctttgcctttggctagtctgtggccaagagtaagcccatttataatataaaaaaaaagccttAGAACGTTTtcaattatccgatccgatatcagatgtaggaagGACGTCAAAAGCAAAAATCAAAGTTGGCACctttaatgtataggatatgGGTCCTATTCCTACATCTggtatcggataatgtgaaaaataaaacttcaaacttgggtaaatccattctgctataaggttgattacctatctttcagatcaatattatatgttttatatattcaatcttaaagcagaatggatttacccaagtttgaagttaagcgacacaaatctAATCTCCATAAACATATCAACGAAATAAAGTCTAAATTAGGCTTTCCGCAGAAGTCAATATTGATGCCCGCTTCACGATTTCAGCAACAGTCTCCTTATAAGCGTCATCAACTGCGGGTGTGAAAAGAGGCTGATGAGAGTATTTTCTGGATCGTATTTAAAATCTTGAATCAATAAAGTCTAATATTCACCTTTCCACCGAACTCGATTTTGCCGCCGGCCTTAACGATTTCAGCAACAGTCTTCTTGTAAGCCTCAACGGCGGCGGGCGTGTGCAGAGGCCCAATAAGGGTCTCGGACAGAAGCGGGTCGCCGATCTTGCTCACTACGCCGGCGAAGGCCTTGGTGAGGCGGGAGACGACTTCGCTGTACACCTGGGAACAATATTTAGGGAATTTAGTTTCTAACCTATTTGAGACATTTTGAAACTAAAATTACCTATAAACTAAAAtagataccaaagaggatcaagtattatagagagttactgtcaaagtaaaatgtgtaatcacagtgcataaactgccatctctcgtcacaagcttaaaactttaaaacctcagttttgacaatttggcccatattcttagcttgatatgtgttaaaatcatcatcatcttccttgcgttatcccggcatttgccacggctcatgggagcctggggtccgctttgacaactaatcccaagatttggcgtaagcactagtttcacaaacgcgactgccatctgaccttccaacccgaagggtaactagaccttattggaattagtccggtttcctcacgatgttttccttcaccgaaaagcgactggcaaatatcaaatgacatttagcacataagttccgaaaaactcattggtgcgagccggggtttgaacccgcgacctccggaacgaaagtcgcacgcacttaccgctaggctaccagcgcttatctGATAACCGCTATCAgcgcttgatatgtgttaaaatgtcaaatattaatattagcgccatctagccgagcgtcccccaaaggtgtaacgccatctaggccaccgtacctttttctacatggttctgaggtacgtttttagggttccgtagccaaaatggcaaaaacggaacccttatagtttcgtcatgtccgtctgtccgtctgtccgtctgtccgtctgtccgtctgtcacagccgatttactcggaaactataagtactacagtgatgaaatttgatgggaatatgtgttgtatgaaccgctacaaaattatgacactaaatagtaaaaaaaaagaattgggggtggggcccccatacatgtaactgagggatgaaaattttttttcgatgtacatacccgtgtggggtatcaatggaaaggtcttttaaaatgatataaagttttctaaaaaacatttttcttaaagtgaacggtttttgagatatcagctctcaaagtcgtaaaaagtatgtccccccccctctatttttataactacggggtataaaattctaaaaaaaatagaggtgatgcatgctaattaactctttcaacgatttttggtttgatcaaagtatctcttatagtttttgagataggttgatttaactgtaatttttatttgctgctacggaaccctttgtgcgcgagcccgactcgcacttggccggtttttttttcttagaatgtagctgtctatacggagttacataagtctgataccatacactaaagaaaaaaccTAAATTGTTCCGGTCAACCTCAATATTGGTATGTAGATACAGaatgtaaaaatatatatttcgtTATATAAGAGACGAAGTGATTGATCAATTAAATTCCCTCATTCTGTTGAAAACACTTCTCAGTGCGGCCGTCAGTACTTTTTTGAGCACTAGTTTGACTTGTAGCAGAAAGCATGGTCGACTGTCTGCTTGTAGAAGGACATCGGATAACGTCCTCGTTGACGACGATCGCGTTGTTGCCACTCAGCTAAGCAGGCGGGTGAAGCGACGTTGTCAGCTCACCTTCTTATGCAGCAGCAGCCTACGGGTCGTAGTACAGCGCTGGCCCGCAGTACCGGCGCAGGCGAACAGAGCTGCTTGTAGAAGCAAGTCGAGGTTGGCGTCCTCGTTGACGATGATGGCGTTGTTGCCGCCAAGCTCCAGTAGGTGGCGCCCGAAGCGCTTCTGTACTTCTACTCCGACCTGAAAACGTcatgttttaactataaaactcccgtgagactcaaatatatttaaaacgcaGTATATGCGCTTTCGACgagtaaaggcggggtcgctattCTTTGAAAAAGATAAAATTGATCcccggaaatggatcgaaacatgtcgagcgttatacgTATATCAACTTTAATAGTTACGTGaataacccgcttaaaatatttttaattttcggTCTGAAAACCAGCGCATCTTGTCCTGGAATACGCTGAGACTGAAACCCTTTGCCCAATACaataagcattttttttttctgtataaTTTATAAGTCATTAATGTATTTTCTGATGTGTAATGGTATTTTATGTAAAAGGcaataaactattattttttaaatacgatAACATGTTATTGAGAATCTTGATACTCAATAACAAAATTAAGATTGACTGTCTTGACACGCTCTATCTACCAGAACCTCAAAACACTAAACACAGACGTATACCTGTTGTCCAACAGCAGTGCTGCCAGTGAATGAAACCAGCTTCATCCTCGGGTCCTTAACCAACTGTTGCCCCACATCTTTACCGCCAACGCACAGGGAAGCCACGGCGCCAGGGATATTGTTCTTGACGAGAACGCTCTCAACGATTTTGGTGACAGCGACCGCGATCAAAGGGGTCGTGTCTGAGGGCTTCCATACGCTTGTGTCGCCGCAAACCTGTGTAGAAAattatttggtttgaattttGACCGTAGACTTTGTAGGCAATAAGACCATtatatttgtagaggtttacaatgttcataactattcaaaatttcaaatcgaaagcataagtagttctcgaatTTAGCAatgagacagacagacggacagagtcggaTCATAAAGGTTTCTTTTACACCTTTTTGGTACGGGACCCTAAAGGACCTATGAACAATAAAAACTATTCCCAATTTATTGACTTTATGCTTCTTGGGAAATGAACAGTATAATTTCGATGTAGTCACGGTAAAAATACCTTcttatcaaaattaaataaagtacAGCTAAAGAAAAGATaagggcctattgcataacaatttacaacttttattacaattggaactctctttcttacaAAAGGAATTGGATGGAAACTACCGCCTGTAATacgagttgtaaattgttatgcaataggccccaggtGTGCCTCCTTGCCGTGACTGATAAAGATTCAAGGGTATTTTAAGTGAGCAGGCAGGCTTAACCACCTGGTAGATATCGGATTCAATATTAATTACTTAGTGATAATTGATAAATTATaggtatttactattatttGTTTGTTCATTTGAGATAAAAATACAATAGATATTGACTAacctacataattaattatgtagaaTAATCCTAAATATATCTGTCAATATCTCAAAGCAAAGCCATTGGTTCACTAAATCAATGTTTTTGTAAGTGCTattattatacagggtgcccggtaattaatggacaaccttttaaccaccaagagggcaccttataacatacttacttacttataacatgtaaaatggtgcaataaagaatatttacttacttacttacttaattatactggtccagaaaatcgtctttaaggtttagtaaaagacGGCTGGTTTTTtggattttcacactttttaaaattttaatggatattaatcgacaaccttttaaccaccaagagggcaccttatactggtccagaaaatcgacattaaggtttagtaaaagtcgcctagttttcgagattttcacactttttaaaattttaggtagtattaaaatgtaaatttaggTAGTGAAAAGGTTGTCCATATGTGAACTGCTAATTTCCCGATTGCCAATACAGTCATAAGAGAAACCCGTGATAGGACTGACAGAGTCAATATCACTGTCCCACACAAATACAATTACAGAGAAGTTAAACGCTGTGATGATACCAATTCAATGGCTCCCACTTTGACAGAATAGTGCCGAGGAAACGGCCAGTACCACCAGGGATTTACTAGAAGACAGAATCGCTCCATAATCTAACATACCATGGCAATAGCGCTGTTCCAACCAAACACAGCCACCGGGAAGTTGAACGCGGTAATAATGCCGATAGCTCCCAGTGGGTTCCACTTCTCAATGAGCACGTGACCAGGACGCTCCGAAGGCAGGATAGTGCCGGGCAAAGAGCGGGACAGGCCCAAAGCCAGGTCGCATACGTGGATGTACTCCACCACTTCACCAATGGCCTCGGGGAGGATTTTACCTGGAAGGATACAAGTTAAAGTCACTTAGGAAATTGTTGGTTTGCATCAGTAGGTATGCGAAAAGTTTGAAAAGTCCACACGGCTCACAATAGTCAAAATCATGTGTTCGCAGACCTGAGATGGGTCGTGAAATCCAGCCAGTAGACCCTTTTTATCTTTCTTACTTCAGCTTGTTCCGCTAGTCTAACGAAAAATTGTGTTATAAAAGTGGCTGACCTTCTCTGCTGCCGCTGTACAAACATGATTCGTAGTCAGAGGAGCCCCCTGCCAAGAGAAACTCGTTTATTCTTCTGAAAATTGGTCTGGCAGCTGTACTTTGCCTATACTCACGCATCTCAAGAGACACGAGCTGCTCCAATGGCTGTAGTTTTTCTCTCAGCCCGTCCCATTCTCGCCAGGCCTCCTGTGCGGCCGCGGCACATGACTCGTAGTCAATGATCTAGCCACCCAGACTTTACCGTTTGATTTTGTTTCTTCTGAAAATTGGATTGCGAGCTTTCCTTTGCCTACTTACCCATCTCAAGAGACACAAGCTGCCCCAAGGGCTGAAGTTTCTCCCTCAGCGCGTCTCCGATCTGCCGAACAACCTCTCCTCTCGTCGGCGCCGGGAGTTCTGCCCATTCTCGCCAAGCCTCCTGTGCGGCCGCGGCACATGACTCGTAGTCAGATGGACTGGCCGCCTGGACTTCGGCTATGACCTTGCCGTTGGCTGGGCTGAAGGATTGGATTACCTgcaaagtaggtacataatgctTTTAGAGACTACTTAGACTGGTGGGAAGTATGGTGTTGGTTTGTGTGTTGTGGAAGTAAGGCCCTAATACGTTTTTGAAAGCCTTAACCTGTGTTCcctacgatttttttttgttactatGGCGCTCTACCTAGAAGGTAAATACCGTTAATAAACCGGCAAATCCCGAAAAGTCAGTTTCTCCAGCGGTAAATTAGCTCTCTTAGGTTGAAACCAGAAGAACGCTACGAAGACTTCATAGAATTGTCTCATTTCACAATCCACATcagatccggttcgaaggaccatttATCAAAACGAATGCAAgtgatatttataattaataaatatttatatgaagGAGTACAGAAATGTTTACTAAGGTTAAATGCTGTAAAATACACAAAGATAACAGTGTGGGCAGACTCGTTATCAGCAGAAGCTAACGGACTAGAACAATAGGTAGGTTCGCTGTTATGTTAATTATGTTTGGTAACGTTAAGTATTTAGTTTCTAAATTTAGCCATTACATAATTGTTTACCCTGAACTATTCTAGAATCATAAATAACTTTATCTAAGACCGTGAAATAACTAAAGGTGCTATAGCCTTTAATTACTTATTTCAGTTTTATGCATAAGGCAATAAGTGATATTTTGagaattaggtacttttacttggtacttttttatatttattaacaatATGAATGTGTAGGTAAAAGCTTTACGCTTTATGCAATaaggttgatatttttttattgcgagaGCAggaaaacgagcagacaggtcgcctgatggtaagcgatcactgccgcccaggGACACCCGAAACGCCAAAACAAtcaaataaattcattcatCCACGATGACTTCACTCGTATTAAAGGCTGAATTTAACTTTGTGAATCACTGTGAAGTACACAAACTATaacagtaaataattaaatattatttaaattacatccCTGAAATGTTATCTATCCAACTTACTTTACATATGATATGCTAAAAATAGTACGTAATAAATGACTAACCTGTCCATTAGCCTGCCATTTCCCATTGAAAACACCCACATTCTTCTTCTCCAATCCCAAATCCTTCAAGAAGGAATATTTAGGGTCCTCAATGAGGTAGCTAGCGTTTCGAGCCATCGGTGCAGAGATCACGCGAAGCGACAGCACTCCTCGGCACAAGATACGACTCATCAGTGCTGCTTCCACTCGCGCCGGTATCAAAATACTTGTTTACGAGGGTTTTAATGATACATTATCTTATTTGTGAACAATTATACATGAACGTCTTATCGGAAAGATAAGCCGTTGCTGGGTCATAAGTGCCGTTGATTTTTCATGATGGAATTTCGTAAGGAAATTTCCTGACAAcatttttatcttttatttattcgtttttttttcgattGTTAATAAATGTTACCTACTTATAAGAAAATTTGCtgttgtatttaatgtcatctACGGATGATGCAAATATTTAGGTGTATTTTtttggtacagtcgagttcataaatgtgtgtaggtacatttcttcaccttaacccattggaataaggtgaaaaaaatgtacacatatttatgaattcGACTGTACCCGAAATTTAACATGGAATTAGTAAATAACTAAATacagtcaaaaaaaaaaaataccctttcATAGGTAtagaaatttcaataaaagtgATTAATTGTAATAGCCTTTATACTATATGAAATTTTATATCTACATAGTTATCATACACTGGCATAATCCACTTTAACAATGAGGATTTCGAAAACAGAAAAGTTGTTTAGAGATTGTTTTGTTTATGTGACAGAACAATGAAGTTTATCTCATGTCAAAATAAACTTTATCTAACTGATATACAAATTTATATGACTATACTGAGTATAGtcatacaaatttaatttaatgagaACGTGCTCATGACCTCAtctcatcagcaaaaagttaaaaactaTTCCAACTAGTTGAATTAGTCATAATCTCATTGTCATATCATGAATCTCAacattgtatgaaattattgcCCATTAAATAAGGATGACATTAGATATGCGCGCATCTTACAAAATGACAACATGAACAATAATCaggaatatttaaaaaatattcagaCATGAGATCCATTAAAACAGTCATTAAACTCAAAAACctatgtatttaataaatattaatactaatttGTACATATATCACATGATTGAACACCCCCATCCGCCAGGAGTCTCTCCTAGAGTGCCTTCTCTATATTCCTTAGCCTTATGGTCCAGGAATGTGTTCTCTTGTCGCTTCTGCATCCACTCCGGTAGAGGTTTAGCCCAGTCATCAGGTGGGCCATCTCGCTTCTTCCAAATGTCATTTCTGTAGTGAGCTTTTAGTCTTTCCATGCGACGCGCCTTTTCACTCTCTATCAGTGCTGCCTGTAAAAATAACAGTATGATAGAATTGAACTGTCAATTTAATATTATACTCAAAAAGATGTTCTTCATAGATAACAGGTAACAAGTTGCAGATAAAGTGGATGTGAAAGATGGCAATAGCAAGGTAAGATTGTACCAACAGAgctgtttaaaaatatatgaaaattgTGCTTGACTCAAACACAATCAAATACAACTCTGTAAACAAATATAATTCATATTTGTTGGTTGGAAACAAACTTGGACAGCGGAACTGCAAAACTATTGCAGAAAAATACTTATTACAAGAGGtgaacattaaatttaaatatagagTTAGAAACAGCCCAGGCAAATTTGATTTACCGAGCGACAATAATTTGtttggtatggtagtagtagtagtatggaagaagcgctggtagcctagcagtaagtgcgtgcgactttcgtttcgGAGGTCGCTGGTTCGAACTAATTCTAATTCCAATTCTAActactaattccaataaggtctagttacccttcgggttggaaggtcagatggcagtcgctttcgtaaaactagttcctacaccaaatcttgggattagttgtcaaagcggaccccaggctcccatgagccgtggcaaatgccaggataacgcaaggaggatgatgatggtatggaagacatttttgtattttaaagttaaGTTGCCAGACCAGATTGTCCACTCCACAGTGGCCTACAAACAtgatttaaattaataaaataacaagatacaataaataatacttgaGATATAATTACTCACTGCTGCCTTCTCATCCTTGTCAGATTCCCACTTGCAGCAGTTATCATAGTCCTTCTTCCATTGGTTGCAGTTAAGGGTCTCGCCAAAAATGAAGTACTGGTGGAAACGACCACGGAAACTTGTGCACTCTTTGTACTCATCCTTGTAGATTTCACAGTCTCTTatctgaaaataaattaaacagtaAACAATACATATGAAGTAATATTGGAGGACTTATTATGAGAAAAATTACATTGATGGGATCAAATTggttcattaaaaatatatttatattgtcTTTTCCACATATACAGAAgctgatatttatattttatctttCTTTACAACAATTTTACTCCTAGAGCTTCAAGCAAGCAGCAAAAGTCTTGGGAATAGCTAGTGTAAGGGAACATcaatgcataaataaataaatacatacaaaccACTTGTCTGTATCGAGGTCTACTTGGCTCTTAGTCGTTTCTTCGTTAGCTGCACTGTTTTCACTACTCGTTGGCGACATATTCACGAATAATTTAGAACATTAACAAAGTTAACGACGTTTTAAGCAGATATTGGAGACCGACGAAACATAACCTGTAAACATTTTTGTTACATAAGATTTCTTCTAAATAAAAACTTCTAGACTATTTCTTTTCACAGCCAATTGATAAATTAGATGTCTTATCAAATCGATTATTTACCTTGTTCAGTTTGTTtcataaattaagaaattacaATTTTTGGTATTCAAAATTTGACAACCAGATGAATTATACAGCACTAGCGCCACTGGCGGGGCAATGTCATTTTTTTGGACAATTTGGTATGAAAAATCAGGTAGACCAACATTGACAATATTTATAACATTAATGAAAGTGTGCAGTGAAAGGGCTCACCGTATAACGAAACGTAAAAGCTGTTTAAGTTATGTAAAAAAAcatcaattttttttactttaatttgaCGTCACGTCAGTGTGagacgtaaaaaaaaacagtcgtaAATAACAAACTGCACACGTACGTACTTTGACTTTGTTCCTCTGATAATGACAACATTAGCACACATTagcttatttaaataaattgtaaATGGTGTTGAATTAATTAACCATTGTATTTCATCCACAAAATAACAGTGTCACCGTTTAGTGTGTAAACGATAAATTTTAAGTAATCTGTGATACATACTTTTGTTGTGTTGTTTTTGAAGATGTCTCTAAATAAGCTTGTTGGAGGCGACTGCGGAGGCAATAACTCACTCGTTCAATTGTCCAACATCGTCAGTCGAGATGCAGCTATCT includes:
- the LOC125228355 gene encoding putative aldehyde dehydrogenase family 7 member A1 homolog — translated: MSRILCRGVLSLRVISAPMARNASYLIEDPKYSFLKDLGLEKKNVGVFNGKWQANGQVIQSFSPANGKVIAEVQAASPSDYESCAAAAQEAWREWAELPAPTRGEVVRQIGDALREKLQPLGQLVSLEMGKILPEAIGEVVEYIHVCDLALGLSRSLPGTILPSERPGHVLIEKWNPLGAIGIITAFNFPVAVFGWNSAIAMVCGDTSVWKPSDTTPLIAVAVTKIVESVLVKNNIPGAVASLCVGGKDVGQQLVKDPRMKLVSFTGSTAVGQQVGVEVQKRFGRHLLELGGNNAIIVNEDANLDLLLQAALFACAGTAGQRCTTTRRLLLHKKVYSEVVSRLTKAFAGVVSKIGDPLLSETLIGPLHTPAAVEAYKKTVAEIVKAGGKIEFGGKVIEREGYFVEPTIVTGLPHNHPLVHTECFAPIVYCLEIPDLATGISYNNEVEQGLSSSLFTESLADIFKWIGPTGSDCGIVNVNIPTNGAEVGGAFGGEKATGGGRECGSDSWKSYMRRSTVTINYSGAIKLAQNIKFGDE
- the LOC125227911 gene encoding UPF0545 protein C22orf39 homolog, with the protein product MSPTSSENSAANEETTKSQVDLDTDKWFIRDCEIYKDEYKECTSFRGRFHQYFIFGETLNCNQWKKDYDNCCKWESDKDEKAAAALIESEKARRMERLKAHYRNDIWKKRDGPPDDWAKPLPEWMQKRQENTFLDHKAKEYREGTLGETPGGWGCSIM